GCTGTTGATGATGGTACTAGGGTTGCGGAGGATGTTTTACCTGTGCATGAATCTGCTTCTGTGCATGAACCTGCCCAACCTGCTCCCTCGTGTGATGTATTGGTTGATGAGGTTCATGGCAGTGAAGATAAAGTACCATTTTTCTTGTCCATTTGCCTCATTTTTTATTTTACTTGTTTGTGCATTTTATCACTATGTGCCCCTTTTGTAATGACTTTCTGTTCTTGCTGCAGATTGATGATGGTAGTGTTCCTCCAGAGAAGGTTGCAGACAAGTCCTTGTCAGGCACCGGCTGCTCCAACGGGGTGGTCCCAACTGAACCTGAGTCGTCCATTGGCGCTGAGGTTTCTGAAGCTGAGCAGGGCAAGACAGTTGAGGTTTTTGAAGCTGGGCAGGGCAAGACAGCTGAGGTTTCTGATGCTGAGCAGGGCAAGACAGCTGGAGATATCATTTTGGAGAAATATCCCGTTGAGGCTGTTGTTGAGACTGGTGGTAGTGCTGCTGCAAGCCCGGAGAAGTCTCCTGCAGCAGAGCCATCAGTTGATGTTGATGCTCTTCAAACACAACCAACAGTTTTTGTTGTTTCAGATTCTCCAGCTGCTCCAGATGTTGCTGGTGTCCTTCCCGACGACGCTGCAATGTCTACTGGAGATGATGATGAAGAGACTGAAAGCGATAGCTATGGAGAGGAGGTTGATCATTCCAGTGCTGCCACTGGTCTAGGCAAGAATCCATGAAGAGAGGAGCATGCTTCTCTCTTCTTTCCCCTATCCCCGTCCCTTTTGTTGTTTGTTTTTGTCCATGATATCCCATGTGAACTGCCTGTGTGGTGCAAGTTGAACTTCTGGTTTAGTGCTTTGTCGTGTGGGTTGTAAATAAAGTTAAGTGAACCTGTTTTCTATGTGGGGGAAGGTTTGTAATGCATGGGTTGTGATGTTTATGATCCTGTGGTTTTATCTTTTTTGGTGTAGCAGCTGAGATGTGCTTGTGTGTGAATATTGTGCTTGAATGTTGCTCTTAATTGAACTGTCGTGAATCTATGTGCTTGAGTGTTGCTCTTAATTTCTATTTCTTTTGGTGAGCAGATAGTGACCTTTCTGTCGTCCGAAAGAAGGTTGATGACTTTTATTTCAGTGTAACTAGGCTTAAGAATAATCGTTCCAAGAGGTGAGTGCAGCTGGTCAATATTTACATCCATATACCCCCTGTGAACTGCATGTGGCTTCATACCTGAACTTCTTTACTCTATGTTGCTGAACTTCTATTTTACTTCTCTAGTGCTGGACTTCTGGCCTTTTTGTATTGTACTGCCTGTTGTGATATAGCTGAACTTCGCTTGTATGTGTTATGAACTTCCTGAGTTCCTGATGCTGAGCTTGTTTTACTTTCTATTGCTTGTGTTAGATCAATGATTATGTTCCAAAACAAGGAGTGTGAAGCTTCTGTTGAAGATGTCGCAATATCTTTTGCTCCTCGTGGAATGCTTCGATCTAATGTGGCTGAGGTTGCACTCTATTGTCTACGTGCGAAGTACCAGGGATCGGATAAACTCATCCTGCCGTATTGGGTTTGTGTAAGTCAACCATATAGtgatttcttttctgttttgttCCTTATCATTTTAGTTAAAACTTGTTtgtctcattttttattttcatATGTTGGTGTTGTCTGCATTATTTTAGGACAAGATTTTCAGAGGTCAATTTGATACCCGTGTGAGGAAGTACTTCTTGGTGAGTGGTCCAGATAGCATGGATGCACATGATTCGGTATGCAATATCTTGTTCTTTGCCTCTGTATTAGTTTTGCACTATGATCCACCTTGTTAATattgttttatttttctttgtACCGTTTGATATTAATTCTCGGTTTTTAATGATTCACGTGTTTATGTTGCTTCAGGTTGTTTTCCCCACTTTTGACCCGCCTGAGATTCCTGCTTCCATGGGTGGTGTTGGTCATTGGGTTTCGATATTTCTTGACCTGAAGAATTCAAGGTTCCAGCTTCTCGACTCCTATTATGGACCAGACGATGATTGTGCGGTACGCCTGTTTCGGTGGATGACCGATAACATCAAGAAGCTTTGGAGCGATGCGAGCAACGACAGGGAGACACCCTTCAGTCCTCTTACCATCGACCATTTCCCTCTGGACTGGATTGATGTCCCCCAGCAGACTAACAAGTATGAGTTCCACTTTTCTCTTTATCACTTATGTTTATCTGTAGTTGTACTTAAGCTGCGACGTGTTTTATTCGTTGGCTTTCTTTTTCTGTTCTAACActattctttttctgtgtttgATGGCAGTATCGACTGCGGATTTCTTCATGCTTACGAATGTTAATTAATATCATGATGGGGTTCTTGCAAATTATTCCCATGATAATATCTTGGATATCAGGAAGACGTGGTTGTACTCAATCGCTTCTTCTAACCTGTTTGAGACAGACTTCCAAGCTCTGTTTGGCTACTACACATGTAAGTCTTGGAACTTGGACTGCTTACCTGCCCTGCATCTTTTATTCTACCTGAActtcatattttctttgaacttGAACTTTTTCTTGAGATCTGGCTGGGCTGCTGGTTTCAGGTGGAGAGGAGCATTTCTTGTACATGAACTTCATTTCTATCTTTTTTATTTTGCTTGTGTGTTTTGTTTCAGTAATTTCTTTCCTTCCATTGCTTACTTGGACATGAGCATTTCTTCTACTTGAACTTCAGAGATGATGCCTTTCTATGGTTTTGTTAGCTGTAGTTGAATGTTTTCCAGTTCATCGGTTTATCTTGAACTGTGCCTTTGGTTGTGCCTGAACTTCATTTAGTTGTTAATGCAACTAATTTTTTTAGGTTAGCTTGAGTAGTAACCATGTCATCTGTATTAGTTGGACTGCACATTGTGATGTTCCTGAACTTCAGTTATATTTAATGGTGATGTTTTTCTCTTCCTTTTCTTTGACAGTGGATCAGTTGGACTTGACCGATTACCACTACTCATTCCTCGGGTCACAGGAATACCAGCCTAGGGAGGAATCGATGAGTACAACTCCGATAGAAGATGATAGACCTCGAACCCTTATTCCTTCCAAGTTGGGGAAGCAGGCTGGTGGTATTCGTGGTACTCCAAAAACCCCTTGCTCCAGGAAGGTTGGTGCAGTCGAAGCAGCCGAAGCAGAAGTGATTTCGTCCGATGATGATTTTGAGAAGATTGCTTACCTGAAGAATGGTAAATCTGCTGCTGGAACTGTTGCTGGGAGAAGTGGGAAGAATGTTGTCATCACTAGGAGGAAACCGGCAGTTGAGTCTGGCAACATAACTACCTCCAAGCGAACATCAAGATTGCCTTTGAAGTGGCGTTCTGCTGTCGCTCCCCTAAAAAATACAGTCATCCTCATCTATCCGAGGCCCGGAAGTTGAAACAGTATGTGCTTAGTAAAGAGGGTCTGGAGAAGTATTCTGAGTGAGTTTTCTTCTTCTTAACTTTGTTGCTGCCAGAGATGCTACTTTGTGTCTGAACTTCTGTTGTTGTAGTATGTGGACTTCTGTTCATTTCTCCCTTGCCTTGGAGTTATATTGTCTGAACTTCTGTTGTTATAGTATGTGAACTTCTGTTTATCTCTCTCTGCCATTGAGTTATAGTATCTGAACTTCTGTTTGTTATTGTATCTGAACTTCTAATATTTTTCCCATCCTTTTAAATCTGCAGCACAAGCTAATGCATGTTTACCATCCCTGGGAATGTGATTGACCTCACAGGACATGTCCTTTATACCCTTTTCGGTGAAGGGCAGCAGATGGAAGGAGACATAATGGATTATCTCATAAATTTGTGGAAGGATAAGCTGGAGACCTCTGAGATATTCTCTTGTGCTGACACGGTTGTACTTAGTCCCTACTTCATACAGGTGTTAATTCTTTTGCACCCCTATATCCCTTTTTTGCTCTAGTTTTGGTGTAGTGGCGTCTGGGAGGTGTTTTAATTGTGATTTTGTGAATTCACGGTACTGCCTGGAGTATGATTTTTTCGGTGCAACAGTTCCAAACTTTGATGTAAAAAAATTTGCTGGTCTCCTCCCAATGTTTGTTCACAAGGAAGAAGACCTTCTTAACGCAAAGCTGGTTAGGTTTTCATAACTCTTGCTTTTTTTAATTTTATGTACATCATTTTGCTGAGTTTGTCAAGAAGTTTTTGTTCATCCCGGTTCTTCAATACATATGCTTTATAGTTTGTGTTCACCATTCCTTTcattcttggcaggttttttgatACTATTCAAGCCAGTTGGCACAATGGCGCACTACAGTGTGTATGTGGTGAATAGATATCGTGGAAGCATTGACATCCTTGATTCACTTCCTTACGCTAATATGGAAACGTCACGAACAAGTTTCCACGGAGACTGCCAAAATATCGTGAGTGTTTCTTAGCCTGAACCTCCTTTCATATTCTCTTGTTTGACACGAAGTTTATTATGCCTTCTGTTGACAAAATATGTTTCTGTCTCTGTTGTGGTAATACTGCTTGAACTGACTATTATTTGACAGTTGAACCTATGCTATTTTGTTTAGCTGGATCTTATGCAAGTGTCGTTTTTTATGTACCTGAACTTAACTAATTTGGTTAACATGTTTTTGACTTCATCTTATTTTGTTATTTCTGGCAGATCAAGAGATTTGTTGGGTTGCTCGAGGAGGTGTATGGCAAGGCTGCGTACAAAGCGAGCAAGCAGCCTAACTGGGTGACTATTGCAAAGAGGCCGACTTTTATTGATATTCCTAAGCAGAAGAATAATGATTGTGGTTTCTTTGCCGTGAAGTTCTGCTCTTCATATGATGGCAATGAGCTTGTTGAAGATTTTGGTGATGTGGAAGTATGTTTTGTCCTTGTTCTTGTCTCATCATCCTTTCATTTTTCTTGTGTGTTTTTGCTGAGACGCTCCTGTTATGGTTTTAGTTATCCGTTACTAAACCATCGTTTCATTTTCTTTGTTTGCAGGCTGCTGCAGAGGATTGGAAGGCTGAGTTCATGCATACTCTAATGTTTAGCGAGAAGAATGAAGTCATGCGTGCAGAGCTCCCTAAAGAGATCCAGTCCTTGGGCCCGTGAATTCGAAGCATTAGTTTCATTGTAGATTTGATTTCGTATAGATTTTAGGTTTGATAATGTTTGGAACGATTTCGTAAAGATTTGGTTGTCAGAATGTTTTAGTGATTTGTTTATCTATAGCTGGAGCACTATTGCTTATGATATTGTGGACAAATGTATTTGGTGTGAAGAATGATTTGGCTTGTGAATTTCAATGTACTGCATGGTTTTCAGTATCCATGTGTTGTATGTTTTTGCCCCAACAGATGTACCTGAACTTCTCTCCTCGGCTATGGTTGAACTTCTTGTTTTTTTGTGTTGTTTAATTTTGGGCCCCAACATATGATCGTGGACTTGAACTTCTGCTTTGAGACGTGGCTGGGCTGCTGGTTTCAGATGGAGAGGATTTTTTGTGTTGTGTAATGTATTGGTATTTTTCAACCCAACCAATATGTAGCCTTTTGCATCGAATCTATATttgtttttttgtgttttttcaaGTGCGAATGGATTTCAACTGTAACTTTGTGCAAAAATATTCTCATACACTCCTTgatgtttctttatcttttgTCGGCATTGTACATGAACTTCTGCACGTATGCAAACAGAACTTCATATGTGAGCGCGTTGTCTTAGGCTTGCTAACCTTAGTTCATACGACAAAACTTTATTTTTTAAGCATATTTTTTCCTACATCGATTTTTATATACCATTACACTGTATAATTATTTGCTGGTTGCTCTTTTATGGAATACAACACCAGCACCTCCTGCCATAATATACCAGAACTTCCACTGTAATCTTACTTGAACTTCATAGTGTATATTTTTCATTTTTGTTCTTACTTGCACTTTTATGGAATACATCACCAGCACAACACTTCCTCTCATAATGTACCAGGACTTCTGCAGTAATATTACTTGAACTTCACAGTGTATATTTTTCAATTTATTACAGCTTGCTCTTTCATGCAACACATCACCAGCACCTCCTCTTGTACTATACTACTACTTCTGCAGTAAGCTTACTTGAACTACTACTGTATAATTTCTTTGAAACTTCAACAATAAAAGTTCAAGTAAGCTTTCTCCTAAAATACTGTTTTCTATAGTGGAATAATATTCTGCACATTGACATGACATAAGTTTGCTTTGTGTTAATTGACCTATTCTAACTGTTCATCAGCCTTGCGCTCCTCCTAGGCTTTCGTTGTATTGGTTTTTGCTTGACATGTACCTCTTCCTCTCCATCTTCCTCTTTCTCTTCCTcttcatcgtcctcttcctcttcatcatcctcttcctcttcctcttcatcgtcctcttcctcttcgtcttcctcttcttcgaCGGTGTCTTCATCTTCgtcttcctcttcatcttccaCCACTTTCTTGTTGTTGGCTCTAGGTTTTGCTTTCTATTTCTTCTCTGGCTTTTTGCTTGTCTTTTCAGCATCTGCGCGCTTCGGGCATGTTCTTGCATTATGTGGTTCATACTCCTTGCATATGCCACAAAGTTTGTTGCTTGCTTTCTGTGGGTGTGGTCCCTTCTTTTGTTCTATAACTTTGGGCTGCTGTTTTTGAACTTTGGGTTGCTTGACCTGCTCGGCATCGTTTCTTTCTAAGAGTGTTCGACAGGTGAGCTTGTTGTGTCCCGCAACCTGGTTGCACACACTACATTCCCCGTGTCCAAGTGGCACTCCGTTCTCATCGAGCACGACGACTCTTCCTACAGGTGGTGCCTTTATTTGAGCTCTCTTGTCACTTTTCTTTGCTGCAGAAATTTTCTTCCTACCCTTTGTTTCAGAGTACAGTGGCAGTTTCATCGTCTCTTGCTGCTGCATTAATTAGTCAACACCCTGCTTGCATTGGTTGGCTTGAGCGGCGGCGTTGAGCATATAAGCTGCATAATAATGAAGGTCATCTTCAATTTTAGCATCCTCTTGATCCATCCTTTCGTCAGCATCCGCTCGATTTGCTGAATGTATTGCATCAAGCTCTTCCACGAGCCTCTTGAGAACATAGTAGGCTCTTTCATATTGCTGGTCACATCTCATCGctgtcttgttaaccatcaaattTAGCTGCAGCAAGATGTCTTGCTTCGATAGTCTTGAGCTGCCATCCGATGCAGTTGTGTTGTAGTCCCTTGTACCAAAGGTTGGTTGTGATTTTGCAGTCTTCGTGTACCGTTTGAGGATATACTTGTGTGGAAATTTGTCAGGCTTCAGGTAGTCCAGTATGTTCATGATGTGAAGGCAGAACAGGCCTGCATTTTGTGATGAATGCAGAATATATAGATTGTGAGCCAGCAATGAgtttcatatattttgatatgataCTACTAGTTTAGCTATTTAATGAGTTTGTTTTTCCGCTCACCTGTGTGTGTCCAAAGGTTGCATTCACACTCGTATATTTCATTCTCTGGGTCAGCTACAACCTGGAATTCATGCTTTGACCAGGAAAATCTTTCTTCATCATCATGGCCAGGCTTGTTGTGGTAGTACACAAGGTACTTAGTGGGCTCTGATGTACGCTTTGCATGAAATAGCGTGGTTTTTCTCATCCTAGTCCTCATCTCGGTGTACACGGCTCTCGTGTACTTGATAGACATGTCTTCCTCGTAGCCATAAGTTGTTTTTGTCACAGGATTGGTCTACACATGTCAAAAAGTAAGTTATTAGTCAAAGCAGAGTCATGGGTTTCATTTTTAAAAATTCAAAGTGCACATGTTGAAGGAAAACAGAACATGATGGGGGTTTTTTTTGTGTCTTCATACCATGCTGGTCATTGTTTGCTCGTTCTCCTTCTGCATTCGAATTTGTATGCAAGCATTTACCCGCCTAGCAAACTTGTGTAGGTTCTGGGTCCCCTTGACAAACCCTTTCTTGAGCACGTGATTCATGCTCTCGCTTCGTTGTGTGGAAGTCATTCTAGCACAAAAAATGATCTTGTAATATGCTGAAATCCACATTCTCCTATCACTCCACAACTGCATCATCATCTGGTCGTTCTCCGGGTTGTACTTGTGCACGAGTTCATCCCAGGCAGTTTCAAACTCCATTGGCATCAGCGGCCAGTTTAATAGAGCTGTGAACTCCTCTTTGAATGTTTTATACTTTTTGTACAGCAATGCGAGGTATTCCTTGTACTTCTTCAAGATGTGCCAACGACATAGCTTGTGGATGGTGTTTGGGAATGATTGTGGTATAACTTTCGCCATCGAGGGGCACTGGTCTGcatgaattaaaaaaataaaacttGCTTTTTTTTGCACTGATGGTGAACTTATGATGTACAAGTACTTTAACTTCATAGGTAGCAGTAGGACTATCTAATAATGTCACATATTTTTTCCTTACAGCAGTGTTGTTGAACTTCTGTGGTACCAGTGCTTGAACTTCAAAGGTAGCAGTATTACTAACTAATAATGTAACTCAACTTTTTCTTACAGCAGTGTTGTTGAACTTCTGTGGTACCAGTGCTTGAACTTCACATACAAAACTACATTTTTCCTGAACATGTTTCATATGTTTTTTCATACAGCAGTGTCCTTGAACTTCTATGGTTCCTCTATTTGAACTTCACATTCATAACTAATTTTTTCCTAAACATGTGGCAGATAATTTTGCTTTCTTGTACTGTTAGTTGGACTTCTGTGCTAACAGTGGTTGAACTGCTTGCTTTACATTATTTTCAGAGAAAACCAATGTACCCAATGCAGACCCATGGATTGAAAAGATGATGAAACTTGTAGAGGTTTTTTTTTTGAACTCACCTGTTAGAATGCAAGTTGGGTGCTTGTTGTTCATGCACTGTACAAATGTATCGAACAACCACTTGAATGACTTTGCATCTTCGTCTCTGATAAGGGCAACAGCAAATATCGTTGACTGCAAGTGATGGTTTGTTCCAACAAACACTCCCAGAGGCATATGAAATATGTTGGTCTTGTAAGTTGTGTCAAATATTACGCAATCACCAAAGTCTTGATAGGCTCCTCGGCAGCTTACATTGGACCAGAAAATGATTTAATTGACTTGTCCTTGTCTACTTGTATGTCATAGAAAAACTCATCATTGTTTGCCTTCATGTCTTTGAAGAATGAAACAAGTTTCAATACATCATCCAAATCATCTTTCCTTGCATTCATGGCTTTCCTGCCAATTACATGCAAACATGCATTTGTTATTTTTGCTAGCAAAGGGTTGTGACCTAGGATGCTATTTACATTGCAGTATGTGGATGTTTGAATACTTACTGGTTTAGTAGGTCTCGTCCGGTCATGCTTAGGAAGTAGCTTCCATCT
The Aegilops tauschii subsp. strangulata cultivar AL8/78 chromosome 3, Aet v6.0, whole genome shotgun sequence genome window above contains:
- the LOC109738655 gene encoding protein FAR1-RELATED SEQUENCE 5-like, coding for MDFRTPHPRSILTDRRLGRPNDSPDASYGERKAMNARKDDLDDVLKLVSFFKDMKANNDEFFYDIQVDKDKSIKSFSGPIDEDAKSFKWLFDTFVQCMNNKHPTCILTDQCPSMAKVIPQSFPNTIHKLCRWHILKKYKEYLALLYKKYKTFKEEFTALLNWPLMPMEFETAWDELVHKYNPENDQMMMQLWSDRRMWISAYYKIIFCARMTSTQRSESMNHVLKKGFVKGTQNLHKFARRVNACIQIRMQKENEQTMTSMTNPVTKTTYGYEEDMSIKYTRAVYTEMRTRMRKTTLFHAKRTSEPTKYLVYYHNKPGHDDEERFSWSKHEFQVVADPENEIYECECNLWTHTGLFCLHIMNILDYLKPDKFPHKYILKRYTKTAKSQPTFGTRDYNTTASDGSSRLSKQDILLQLNLMVNKTAMRCDQQYERAYYVLKRLVEELDAIHSANRADADERMDQEDAKIEDDLHYYAAYMLNAAAQANQCKQGVD